The following nucleotide sequence is from Methanolinea sp..
TTGAACCCTAAAAAGTAAGTTCAAAGGAAAGATAAAAATGGATCATGTTCCTTTTATTGACCTGAATAAAGAATATCAAGCGATAAAGACCGAGATTGGGGTGTCAATACAGCGCGTGCTAAATCGCGGATGGTTCATCCTCGGCGAAGAGCTCATATCCTTTGAGAAGGAGTTTTCAGCGTATATTGGAACGAGACACGGGATTGGCGTTAATTCGGGGTCAGATGCCCTTTTTTTGGCGCTTAAAGCCCTGGGATTGGGCCGGGGCGATGAAGTTATAACGGTGGGAAATTCCTTTGTATCGAATATCGATGCTATCCTACGAAACGGAGCGCAACCGATTTTTGTAGACATTGAACCTGATACATTGTGTATCGATCCGAGACAGATAAAAAAACAAATAAATAAAAGAACGCGGGCCATTCTCCCTGTACATCTTTATGGACATCCGGCTGACATGAACCCTATCAGGGAGTGTGCAGATGATCATGCATTATTCGTTGTTGAGGATGCATGTCAGGCGCATGGGAGTACGTACAACGGCGAGAAAGTCGGAAGCATAGGGGATGTAAGCTGCTTCAGTTTTTACCCGACAAAAAATTTAGGCGCTTATGGAGATGCTGGCATAATTCTCACGAATGATGAAGATCTCGCATCCCGGGTGTCCATGTTGCGGAATTACGGGCAGTCAGAAAAATACCATCATGATATTTCCGGCTTCAACAGCAGGATGGATGAAATACAGGCAGCTATACTTCGAACTAAATTGAGGTATTTGGATAGTTGGAATGAAAAAAGACGCAAATGTGCATATCGTTACAATGAGTACCTGAGTCAAACTTCCCTTGTCACGCCATTTGAGAGAGAGGATTCACGACATGTATACCATCTTTATGTTGTTCGGGCTCCGGAAAGGACCGTCTTGATGAAAAAACTATTAAAAAAAGGTATCCAAACCCAGATTCACTATCCTGTTCCGGTCCACAGACAACCTGCGTATTTCCGGTACGGGTTGGATCGTCGGCTCCCGATCACTGAAGTATCTTGCAGTGAAGTATTATCGCTCCCGATGCATCCTTGGCTGGATGATGACCAGGTCCGGTATATTACACGTGAGGTGAAAGATGCCCTTGGTTAGTGTCCTCATGCTATCGTTCAATCACGAACAATATATTGGAACAGCTATCCGGAGCGTGCTTTCCCAGAGTTATACTGACTTTGAACTTATCATCATTGATGATGCTTCAAACGATAACTCTCCGTTAGTGATAAAAGAATTTGCCACCAAAGATACCAGGATAAAACCGATATTCCATGAAAAGAATCTTGGCATTGCAAAAAGCCTCAATGAAGGAATAGACGTCGCAGAAGGCACATTTATAGCGCTCATCGGTTCCGACGATGTCTGGTCGATAGAGAAACTTGAACGACAGATTGCTGAATTGGTAAAAAATGAGAATCTCCTCGTATGGTCAGAGGGACTAATTATCGATCAGGGGGGTATTTCTTCCGGAGAATATTTTACGAGGTTGCACCAGGTCCGGGAACGAAAAAAAAGCGGGTATATTTTTGAAGATCTCCTATGGGGAAACTTCATCCTGGGATCAAGCCTGGTATTTAAAAAACAGAATTTGGGAACCACCAGGTTTAATGAAGAATTGAAATACCTCAACGATCATCAATTTTTTATCGATATGGCAAAAAAATATCCCTATCTCTATATCGATACCCCTCTCGTTCAATACCGGATTCATGGGCATAATACCATAATTAAGGATAAGGAAGGTCATTTTCGGGATTTACCAAAATTGTTCCGTTATGTTTTAGAGACTTATGGTGATGGAATAAGAAATGACATAAAAATCTATATATTTCAATATACGGTCGATGCACTCAATGAAATAATTACATCTCGCGAGACAGAAATCGGTTCTCTCCACCATACAATAAAGCAGATTCCTGAGTTGGAAGGCCGCATCAGCGATCTTAACAAACACCTGGGAGAACTGATCACGTACGCGAAATCACAGCAGTCAGCCGTCCAGATGAAAGATAAACAAATCGGAAAACTTAAAAATCAAATTAGAGATGATAAACAATATTTCGATGATCTGGTGGCAAAACAGCAGGCTAGAATCTTGGAACTGGACCAACATTTAACGGAAAAGATTGCCTATACGGAAATACTTGAATCAAAAACCCTGAAACAGCAGGCCAGAATCGTGGAACTGGACCAACATTTAACGGAAAAGATTGCCTATACGGAAATACTTGAATCAAAAACCCTGAAACAGCAGGATAGTATTAAGAACCTCGAACAAGTCAAACAGGAAAAGATAAGCCGTATTCAAGACCTTGAGAATGAAGTTCATCAACTGCATGAAAGTGTTATGTACCGTGTCACCCTTGCATTTCATGTCAATTTCATTGAGCGTTTTTTTCCTCAAGGAACCCGGCCAAGAATGCTATATAACCGATTTTTAAGACGAATTAGGAGTGTTTTTTAAAAAAGAGTCGTCAATGGGGTACTGGAGAGGTTCCCGGATAAACCTATTAATTCCCTTCTATCCCACCTTTCGCACCTGGCCACCATGATTTCTGGAAATGGAATATTTAGAATTATATCTTAGCACAACAATGCATATTCTTTGGAGCCCGCATCAATATTCACGGCGAAGAATTCATTTCGAAGCAGATGTGTCAATAGTAGTGACAGGGTAATTTTTTATACCTTTACCGCGTTCCCAAGATAGCTGTCGAGAATTGGAGCGATGGTGTTCAAGTTCAGATGTTTCAGGTTATGGTGGACCTGTCCATAGACAAGAGCGCTCATTATCGTAACTTCCCTGAATAGTTTCCATATACCGACGGCGGTCTGTGTTTCACTTCTGGTCCGATTATTATGAAGAGCGGTTTTGATCTCCTCTTACCCTGTGAATTGCATTTCAAGGCAATGTAGAGGAGGTCTTCAAACGGATCGCCGCTTTGGAAAACTTTGTATTAGCGAGGGAAGGAGACGCAATAAAAAGATAAAGACGATAAATGACCCTACTGCCTTCATGGAAAGCAAGTCATGATCTATCATTCAATCCTTCTCTCAATTTATCAGCATAATACCATCCCCTTCCTGGATATTCTCATAAGACAACAATTCAGGTAAAAAGTTAAGTGGCATTCAAAAAATTTTTGCAATTAACTTGAAAGCTCAAAAATAATAAATATCCAACAATTATTATTCTAAGTCATAAGTCAAGGTGGCATATGAGAATTATCCGAATCATCCTGGCTCTTCTATTTGTCTTACTCTCTGCCGCGGCAGCACAGGGTGCTATGGGGACGAATGATGACGAAGTTGAAAACCAAACAGTAGTGGAAATCGATCAAAGTAACCCGAATGCTATTTCATGGTACACGATAAAGCCTTCAGAGTTACCCCTTTATATTGACAACAACTTTGTCAATAAACATGGTCGTTATTATATTCTGGGAGGGGACTACACGGCGCCCGCCGGTGTTGAGTGGGCAATAATATTAAATGCATCTGATATTGTCTTCAATGGTGCGAACCACAGGATAAAAGGCACATTGCCAAATAATGTTGGGATAATAGCATCGGGGTCGAATGCGACAATCTCCAATATCACGTTAACCGGTTGGAATTGGGGGTTACAGTTCAACAATGTGACCAAAGGAACTCTCGAGAATGGAAATATCTCCGGTAATATCTGTGGAGGAATCTCAATCTACAATGGACGGGGGGTGAGTATAGAGAAAAGCACAGTCTCTTCCACTACACAAACAGGAATCATAATTCATTTCAATGGATATGGCAATCGGGTGAGTGATACTACAATCATAAACGGTCAAGGTGGTATAACCATTCAAAATTCTGAGAACAACACGATTGTCAATAATACCATTCAAAATTGTTACGGTGGTATAGTTGTTCTTGACAACTCGAATGAGAATACAATCGAGAGAAACAGGATCTCTGATAATACTATTATAGATGGATATGGAATTGTCCTTCAAAACATTTGTAATGAAAATAGTGTCAAGGACAATATTATTTCAAACATGAGCAACGGGATGCTGATATGGATGAGCAGCTGCAATAATAAATTCCAGAATAATACCGTCTTTAACTCTCCCGGTCTTGGATTTGACATTATTGATTCGTGTAATGGAAATGAATTCCTTCAAAATAAAATAAATTCCACCCGTGGAGGTATTAGCGTTCTAAATTCGAGTAATCTGGTAATCCAGGGGAACCAAATAAACAATACACAAGTACATGCCGTCTGTATCATGGGTTCCAATTCAGGCAATAATGTTGTTTCAGAAAATACTATCATGAACATAGATGGCGGAGGTATCATGTTACACAATGGTCCCCACCATCAGATAATTGCAGACAATCCCATTTCCGGCAATTCGGTTGGGGGTATCCTCGTTTATGGAAGTCCCAGTAATACTATTTCAGGGAATATTATTTCGGATAATAGTGTGTATGGTATCCATGTGAGTGGAAGCACCTCATATAACAACACGATTATTGGAAATACCATCGAGGGGATAACCGATTTTGGAATATTCCTTGAAAAAGGTCCCCACCAAAATACCATCAATACCAACACAATTACTACAAATAACATCGGAATTATCTTAGACGATAGTACATACAATACCATTTATGATAACTTCTTATGCAATAATAATAGGAACACTATTCTTTATGGGACAATAACCGGAAACCGGTGGAATATTTCAAAATCTTCTGGACCGAACATCATTGGTGGCCCGTATATCGGTGGAAATGTATGGGCGACACCGGAACATACCGGGTTTTCGGAAGTGACACCCGATACAGATGGTGATGGTATATGTGATGGAGTATATCAGGTCGCCACCGGCCAGAATGATTACCTCCCTTTAAAATACTTATCAGGTACCACGACTACTCAGCGTATCGGCATCTTCCGGGACGGTCTCTGGGTCCTCGATTACAACGGTAACTACGTGTGGGATGGTCCGGGGATCGATCGGGTTGCCTGTATCGGACAGGCAAGGGATATTGCCGTTATCGGAGATTGGAACGGAGATGGTACCGATAAGATCGGCATCTTCCGGGACGGTCTCTGGGTCCTCGATTACAACGGTAACTACGTGTGGGATGGTCCGGGGATCGATCGGGTTGCCTGTATCGGACAGGCAGGCGATATTGCCGTTATCGGAGATTGGAACGGAGATGGCACGATAAGATCGGCATCTTCCGGGACGGCCTCTGGGTCCTCGATTACAACGGTAACTACGTGTGGGATGGTCCGGGGATCGATCGGGTTGCCTGTATCGGACAGGCAGGCGATATTGCCGTTATCGGAGATTGGAACGGAGATGGTACCGATAAGATCGGCATCTTCCGGGACGGCCTCTGGGTCCTCGATTACAACGGTAACTACGTGTGGGATGGTCCGGGGATCGATCGGGTTGCCTGTATCGGACAGGCAGGCGATATTGCCGTTATCGGAGATTGGAACGGAGATGGGTACCGATAAGATCGGCATCTTCCGGGACGGCCTCTGGGTCCTCGATTACAACGGTAACTACGTGTGGGATGGTCCGGGGATCGATCGGGTTGCCTGTATCGGACAGGCAAGGGATATTGCCGTTATCGGAGATTGGAACGGAGATGGTACCGATAAGATCGGCATCTTCCGGGACGGCCTCTGGGTCCTCGATTACAACGGTAACTACGTGTGGGATGGTCCGGAGATCGATCGGGTTACCTTTATCGGACAGGCAGGCGATGTTCCCGTTGTCGGAGACTGGTAAATAAGAACGTTCCATGTTCCTCGCGAGTTGAGAGGATAACTTCAATTACTCTTTAGCCCCCTCCAAAGTTTCAGGGATTTGGAATGACCGGTAAAAACAATATATTGCATATTACCCAACAGTTCGCCACTTCTCATTAGTTCCAGATAGTGTGTATATATAGCTGAAAATTGAAGATTCCCTGTATACACTCTGAATTGGGAAACGGAGGAATACAGGGCAATGAATAGTAGAGATCTGGTAGTTAATTGCAGGATCGATCCTTATTGACCACAATGAGGAGTGGATCACAAGTTGACATTATTTACCTAATGCGGGTGAAATACGTTTTACGGATACGGGTTCTGGAATTACATCTTATTAATGACGGAACCCTCGAATTCCCAAATCCGCTTATATAATGCCTGGTATAAATCTAATACAGAAATCTCATTATTTCCGCAATATTCATCTTCTACTACCATAATCGACTTGACAGAACCGATATCAATATTTCCTTTCACTACCTGTTCAAAAACAATTTGAACAAGGTCCTTAGGGAATTCAATTTCCAGCGCTGAAGGACCAAATTCTTCAATCATATCTTGAATAAACTTAAAAATCCCGGTATGGATCTGGTTAATTTTTACAAATTCATTTTGTGAAGTCCCTGGATCTTTAAAATTTGGTTGAATTCCGCCCGAGTGATCCGTTACAAACTTGATTAATTGTCCTGTGGGTGCGGTCAGCACTGCTTCGAGTAAGAGGCTATACCGATGAATGGGGAGTGTTTTATCATATGGATCAATATACTCTCCAAAGTAAGCTTTGCAAAAGGATTCTGAATATTGAAATTTAGATGCTTTGGTTTCAGTGACAAAATAATAACCATTAATTGGATGATGTAACAGTTCGCTCAGGGCAGATTGGATCGTTCCTGAATATCCGATATCAACGATTGCGATTCGGTTCGATTCTTCAAATTCCAGATTTTTAAAATAGTCAATGAAAGACTTACGTTCAATCTTGGCCTCCTCAATGAGTATATCTGATATTTTTCTCATTTGCTTCAGGACAGTGTCATAATCTTCAGGAAGTGAAATACATTGATCAAGAGATCGGGTTCCAATACGGGCCTCGATTGGTTTAATGACAGCAATACTTAATCTTTGTGTTAAGAAATCCCGCAAAGTACCTTTAAAAATACCATCCAATAATCGCGGTATGTCGCTTTCTTTTCTTAATAGTGAAAAAATTGCAGCACGGCGGGAACAGGGAACATACCTGCCTGCAGGAAATTTTTCTTTCCAATGAAAAAAATTAGGATGATTTACCATTGTTTTAAAAACAGTATCCAGTAAATAACCCTCCCGAGAAATAAACCATAATTGAGTACATTCATCTTCTATCGAACATTTTAATACCCAATTCATAAAATTGTAGATGATTGGCCCGAAAACAACATATCCAAATCCTTCAAAATCATCCAGGATCCTTGGTGAATTAAACAGTTTTTTTCCATCCGGATCATTGCAAAAATAATTTCCAATCATTCCATAGAGGAGATTTTCTCTCCACCCATTATAAGGCCGCATAGCCTCCCAAAGAACCCTGCCTAATTCGCTATGTCGGAATAATGCGGTTGGCCGCATAACGTGGACTAAATTATCAGTAAATCCATTATCTCCAATTTTTTGAACGTCTGATTGTTCATTATCGCCTATATGGGTAAAATTATCCTTTCTGATTCGTTCGGCCGCAAAAACATGATCCCATAAGTCCCCCCGATCCTTCCTTTTCCCAATCTCGCTGGATAAATAGATCTCATCAAAAAAATCGATACCTTTTAAAAATAATATCTCTTCAATGTGTTCCCGTTCGAAGTAGGTATCAGATACAAGGATTACTCGCTTACCCAAGTCTTTCGCATATTTTGCCTTTTCTATTACAGCGTAACGTGGGATCAACAAATTTTTTTCCGTTGTCACCTCAAGTCGCAACAGTCTGTCTGCAGTTTTCAAATCAATCCCGGCAAATTCTGATAAAACCGAATAAATTTCCGATAGCGTAACATCATATTGGTAATTCTTCCTTTCCCGGGCGATTGATTCCGATTCAATCCGTACCTTTTCAAAATTAAAAATACCGAATTCCTTTGCCACTTTTCCTTCCAGATATCTGAAAACCATATGTGGTGTCGCAAATGGCCGGATAAGAAGGGTATCAAAAATATCGAAGGAGAGTATTTCTGATGACGACAGATGATAAAAAAATTTATTTTCGAACGATAAAGAAAAATATTGTTTAACGTTTTTATGGCTTCGGTAACTGAATGTACGCGAGTCCGGATCTTGAAGAACCAAATATTTTAAACCTTTACTCTGGGCCGAAATGACAAAACACCGCTCAATGGTGTGTTGAAGTGCGCCATCGTTTTGACCTGATTCTTCAGGAAAATCATCTATCCTCAACCCTATATTTAGTAACGGCTCTAAAGCCTCTCTCCGAATCCAAAACACTGACCCCGCAGGAAAGTCAAAATATTCATCCGGATCATATCTTACATTCAATTTTTTAAGGATTGTTGGAGCGATGGTTTTGTTGGATAACCAGGTACATGCCTGATACGGAAGGTCCGGCCAGATTTCCGGGTATATTATACCCACTGATGGATCCTTTTCAAACACGGTCATTATCGCAGTAACTGTATCTTTCGAACCCAACACTCCCTTTAAAAGATACGTCCGCCAATCAGTTTTCTCCTCTCCAGTGAAAAGGGATTTCTTGGTATGGATATGGCATATAATATCATAATTCTTGAACGATGGCCCAAATTCAACAAGAAATGGTGCTATATCACGACCTCGATTTGGAACCACCCGAATATCAGTGAATTCAACAAGGGATAAGTTTTTTACCTTTTCCCTGATGAAATTTTTGTCATCAGCACATTTTACTGATACGAATAATGAAAATCTAAATGGGATATTCTTAAGGTACTCACACATCTCTTCAAATAGGTCAATATAATAAACGTGAGCATGTACGACGATTTTCAGACCGGTATGAGAAATGAATTGATCTTCTGGTATTGAAAATACACCGTCTCCATGAAAATATGTATATCTATTCGGATTTGTTTTATAATTTTCAAGAATATATTTTTTCGACACACTCCAGAACGATGTGAAACCATCGTTTATTATGATTCTTCCACCAAATAACCCAAGATCGTAATATCTTCTTCTTCGAGTTTCATGTGGAAAAAACGGCTCGATGAAATTATTATGGAATTTCAGGATAAATTTATAAATAAAACTCTTTTTCATTCGTTGACGGTGATTTGGTAACATTGATCTCCAAACATCCTATGGTTTAAAGAATACTACGAACGGTTTTAAAAGATTTCGAAAGATGGAAAAATAAGATTTCGGTACCGACAAATCTCATCTTTTTCCTCCCCCTTTTCCGGTTGTTATTATATCTACGTAATCGATGAATAAGTATTCGCTCATCAAATCTGATAAAAGAATTATCAGCTGACACTATAAGAAGTGAACCTTCCATACCTCCCTCCGGATAGTTTGGTGAAGAGAACATCCCGGCCATGAAGAGGCTTTTCCCCTCCATAATCGGGAATCAGTCACGGAACCCTCTTGTGCATACCGGGCCGGCGTACCGGTCAACGGCAAAACGTCGCCAGTGAATTTCATCTTCATGAACAGAAAACCGCTGCGAAAAAATCATCGAGCATCACCCGGTCGAACTTCCGGCTGATCGGTAATCCCGATAGGGGGCTATACAGCTTATGCTCTCTATGCCACATTACGAACCAGGTCTTTTTTAGGGAATGGATTGTTTGGAGCAGAACATCGATCGAACCTGATCGGATTGTGATGGATTCGTAAGAATGAGCAGGTGATCGCCTTCTTCCAGGACGGTG
It contains:
- a CDS encoding DegT/DnrJ/EryC1/StrS family aminotransferase; its protein translation is MDHVPFIDLNKEYQAIKTEIGVSIQRVLNRGWFILGEELISFEKEFSAYIGTRHGIGVNSGSDALFLALKALGLGRGDEVITVGNSFVSNIDAILRNGAQPIFVDIEPDTLCIDPRQIKKQINKRTRAILPVHLYGHPADMNPIRECADDHALFVVEDACQAHGSTYNGEKVGSIGDVSCFSFYPTKNLGAYGDAGIILTNDEDLASRVSMLRNYGQSEKYHHDISGFNSRMDEIQAAILRTKLRYLDSWNEKRRKCAYRYNEYLSQTSLVTPFEREDSRHVYHLYVVRAPERTVLMKKLLKKGIQTQIHYPVPVHRQPAYFRYGLDRRLPITEVSCSEVLSLPMHPWLDDDQVRYITREVKDALG
- a CDS encoding right-handed parallel beta-helix repeat-containing protein, with translation MRIIRIILALLFVLLSAAAAQGAMGTNDDEVENQTVVEIDQSNPNAISWYTIKPSELPLYIDNNFVNKHGRYYILGGDYTAPAGVEWAIILNASDIVFNGANHRIKGTLPNNVGIIASGSNATISNITLTGWNWGLQFNNVTKGTLENGNISGNICGGISIYNGRGVSIEKSTVSSTTQTGIIIHFNGYGNRVSDTTIINGQGGITIQNSENNTIVNNTIQNCYGGIVVLDNSNENTIERNRISDNTIIDGYGIVLQNICNENSVKDNIISNMSNGMLIWMSSCNNKFQNNTVFNSPGLGFDIIDSCNGNEFLQNKINSTRGGISVLNSSNLVIQGNQINNTQVHAVCIMGSNSGNNVVSENTIMNIDGGGIMLHNGPHHQIIADNPISGNSVGGILVYGSPSNTISGNIISDNSVYGIHVSGSTSYNNTIIGNTIEGITDFGIFLEKGPHQNTINTNTITTNNIGIILDDSTYNTIYDNFLCNNNRNTILYGTITGNRWNISKSSGPNIIGGPYIGGNVWATPEHTGFSEVTPDTDGDGICDGVYQVATGQNDYLPLKYLSGTTTTQRIGIFRDGLWVLDYNGNYVWDGPGIDRVACIGQARDIAVIGDWNGDGTDKIGIFRDGLWVLDYNGNYVWDGPGIDRVACIGQAGDIAVIGDWNGDGTIRSASSGTASGSSITTVTTCGMVRGSIGLPVSDRQAILPLSEIGTEMVPIRSASSGTASGSSITTVTTCGMVRGSIGLPVSDRQAILPLSEIGTEMGTDKIGIFRDGLWVLDYNGNYVWDGPGIDRVACIGQARDIAVIGDWNGDGTDKIGIFRDGLWVLDYNGNYVWDGPEIDRVTFIGQAGDVPVVGDW
- a CDS encoding glycosyltransferase, translated to MPLVSVLMLSFNHEQYIGTAIRSVLSQSYTDFELIIIDDASNDNSPLVIKEFATKDTRIKPIFHEKNLGIAKSLNEGIDVAEGTFIALIGSDDVWSIEKLERQIAELVKNENLLVWSEGLIIDQGGISSGEYFTRLHQVRERKKSGYIFEDLLWGNFILGSSLVFKKQNLGTTRFNEELKYLNDHQFFIDMAKKYPYLYIDTPLVQYRIHGHNTIIKDKEGHFRDLPKLFRYVLETYGDGIRNDIKIYIFQYTVDALNEIITSRETEIGSLHHTIKQIPELEGRISDLNKHLGELITYAKSQQSAVQMKDKQIGKLKNQIRDDKQYFDDLVAKQQARILELDQHLTEKIAYTEILESKTLKQQARIVELDQHLTEKIAYTEILESKTLKQQDSIKNLEQVKQEKISRIQDLENEVHQLHESVMYRVTLAFHVNFIERFFPQGTRPRMLYNRFLRRIRSVF